Genomic window (Erythrolamprus reginae isolate rEryReg1 chromosome 3, rEryReg1.hap1, whole genome shotgun sequence):
aataaataaacaaataaacaaacaaataaataaataaacaaacaaacaaataaacaaacaaacaaacaaacaaccctgttttgcctcagagaatttcaaaataaaatactgtactactgtacagtattttattttgaaattctctgaggcaaaacagggttgtttgtttgtttgtttgtttatttgtttgtttatttaacaaACAGTGAGCTCTATAAcactgtctataacagtgagctcataatagggcaactctatcaatatcaaaatgccacttaaatagttgagctagtttcaaactagattttgattttctttctctcttccttactaccattatttttctttctcttttccttcctctcttttttctatctgtttctctctcttcctctcttcctctctctctccttccctctcactctttccctctcggcttctaggcaggtttggaaaactctgagttgatgatgatttttaagtgagcgattgctcactgctcagcttagagggaactatggcgaggcctagtcagcctcctgcaccacagtggcgtgtgtgtgtgtttttgtcatCCCTGGGTTCCGGAAGCTTTTCTCAAGCCTCCGGGCAGGCAGAAACGGCCTCCCTAGGCTCTGGAGGcccttcctgaacttctggtaggcccattttttaccctccTGAGCCTCCACAcgggccctgcacttacctgtatCGAAAACAGGCCGAGTGGGGActcatgggaggggaggggccagccaGGAATGAGATTTGGggattctccaaactgcacagaattatAGCTGGAGGTTCTGCTGAACCCCTGCAAACTCCCAGCAGCCCACCCTGTGTGGAAACAACTTGGAACACTCTCTTTATGTTAATCATCCTCTCCAAGAGAAGAGGTGTGGAGGAGCTATTAAACTCAagcttatttaaaagaaaaaacaacaatttTGGCTTCTCCAGATAACTGCTTCCTAGAGGAAGAACGCTCCTTCTTCAAAATCCACCCTTGgagaaaaaatttttttttattatctgcCTGGAAGCCAAACAAGGAGggaaaattgttttaatcaaaagTACAAAGACTCAGTTTACTTAaataatccatctagtctgcccttatactatttcctgtattttatcttaggatggatatatgtttatcccaggcatgtttaaattcagttactgtggatttaccaaccacgtctgctggaagtttgttccaaggatctactattctttcagtgaaataatatttcctcacgttgcttttgatctttcccccaactaacttcagattgtgtccccttgttcttgtgttcactttcctattaaaaacacttccctcctgaaccttatttaaccctttaacatatttaaatgtttcgatcatgtccccccttctccttgaatctgattaaaaatgtttaaacattttaaaatgttcttttgtGTTTCCTTTTGTGtgttataaataaagtttatttttaattttaaaaaagcttgaATCTGATTGTCCTTATCTTACCCATAACTGACAATGATTTCAACAGcttccctgattttttttaaaaggaaacgtATTACCAGTGGCTATCAATTTGCTGGTGACACTAAATCTGATCTTTCCAGAACATTTATCCCAATAATTCTATGCATAAATTGAAAACCAGTGGAAGATAAGATAGAATACTGAGGAAACAACAAGGAAATGGCCTATTGTTGAGCAAGAATTCCTAGACTTGAAGCACTAGGCtacaattctactctattccccATTCAGAGCATCCAAAATTGGAAACAATCCAAGAAAAATTCAAGCTTCTTATAcacctattgttgtggttagctctggcccagctccttccccaaggaatgtgcaggtggatgtgggtgaaacatccacatgccgcaggcctgttttgctcccgatggaatctgccgacgaagcctcctctgaccaaggaagcatgagtgacagggaagaggggagtttggcagatagcctgggaagagatcaatcatctgtatcatccttggattctgaacaagaattaatgacacatccatgcatgcatagagtgatgcataggcgacaacaactgaaggattattataagaggaaatgaggccacctgtggttgggtggggctgctgtaattagtgctacagataaaagtgcagcctggtatgTTAGaatcatggcagtttatctgattcattgtttcgtcaagatcgtggtttttgtgctgttcaagattgtgtgtggactctctggactttagaattggactcaatttcccagttattgggtgaacaattggattgcatttcacctgtgccttgtgtgtaccagaaaatccctttgacatttaaaaagggagctgtttctgtttttctgtttataaaaccttttgggttttccttttatcatgtggtgtgtgtcttcctggactaattaccctgtaattatgggcagttgaaacaGGCCGGCAGAACAGCTAGCAAAGTATGGAAGATCgtattagcacctcattaggactgaaaaaagcttagtaaaagctacatccagagtataagaccacccaaattttcagcttcttttggggggaggaaaggtgcatcttatagtaaaAAATATACGGTAATCAAGGAGCGAAGCAGCCTGGAATTGAGGCAAAATTTCCTAGCAGTgaagaacaattaactagtgaaAAGGCTTCCTTCAgaatttgtgggtgctccaacacagagggggggggggtttaagacttccacagtcacttgtctgaaatggcataggatctcctacttgagcgatgggttggactagatgacctccaaggtcccttccacctctgttctGATTGAAAGTGCTCCTCATGAGCTTAATCTGCATTTCCCCTATCGCAGGCAGCCGAGTCTCAGGAAAAAGACATGGAGTTACACAGTTTGTTACCTAAGCACCATTTAGGAACTTCTCTATTCACGTTATCCAATGCAaactttaaatttaaaatggGGAAACAGAGATTAAGAGACAAACTTTTTTTTCCCAGTTTCATATATTCTTTATTAGGTGAGCACGTGCCTTAGAATCATAACCAAGTTTGGAAATGTGGAGGACTAATGAAGACCCCTCATTCATATGGCAGCTCCAGTTGTTACCCTCCCGAAACTTGTGGATTTCAGGTAGGGAGCAATCCTCTCCAAGGCCTACCGAGAAAGCCAAAAGCAGGACATTTGTCATTGCACagcaccaggggtgaaatgcttccggttcgctcgtgcctgtcaatcGCTGGAGAGATGGTCATGGAGGCAGagagaggctccgcccacccacccagacgccgccatttgggttattttaccctctgtgcatgcataaaGCAGTTACCATTACTGTGTATGGGAATTAGAGAGCTGGAAGGAATGTAGGTGGCtccatttttctataaatattcccAGTTTCACCCCTTAAACTGTGGCATGCTGACTTTGCTGCAAAGATCCTGGCTTACATGCCACTATTAGATTCACACCTTGGCTTTATTGGGATGAAAAAAATCACATTCACTTTACTATTGCAAACTTTCagtaattattatattatattatgtattcatacataaagcagaatgCATCTGACCTCAAAGCGATGAAGAAAGTCCTTCAGATTTGGGAACTGAGCCATGCATTTTGGATCCATCATTTGATGTACATCTAACGTATCATAAGCAATGAAATCTATGTAGGTGAGCTAGAAAAATTAACAACAGAAAATGATTTTAAATGGAAGAATAAAATGTGTCAAATAGCATAGTTTGATGTAAATTGTCTAGAACGGGTACATTTACTTACcaatttacgggaccgtctttcTGCCTCgtgtcccagcgaccgattaggtcacacagagtttgccttctggttttaattgtgttttagctaagtgtgtgtattgcctactgtctgtccttgttagttgtatatggttTGCTGTCATGCTCTTTGTTAAaggggcattataaataaacattattattattattgttgttattgttgttgttgttgttgttgttgttattattattattattattattattattattattattattaattatccgggtccctcagccaaacaatgccaccTGGTGGGtccacagggaagagccttctctgttgtggtccCGGTCCTCTAgaaccaattccccctggagattcgtaccacCTCCACTCTCCTCGCTTTccgaaaggcattaaaaacacatttatgccagcaggcctagggCTGTGAGTGATAGTTCTACTCTGTCCAGTAGTgtgaatgagggatgattgattgttttacaTTGGGTTTTGATTTTTACTTTTCTTAATGTTTTAActgtattgtacattttttaatatttgtttatattttatcttgtaagccgccctgagtccacgaggaGAAGGTCtgtctataaatctaataaataaataaataaacatcaatcAATACCTTTCTTCCTATAAACCACTGCCTGTCTCCCAGAAATTGAGACAACAGCTTGAGTTCCTCGGGTAGTAATTCCAAATACCCAGGCTTTAGTTTTtcctgcaaaaaagaaaagattatgtTGTGAAACTCTGAACTTAGCAacgtccaattttttttttcttttttgttcctttccttcagctcaatcACTAATGCAgaactttcctctctctttcttatcCAGGAATAGAGGATAAAATTAATCTATCCCAGAGGTCTACAAACTGACAGAAATAGAGATAAATTGCAGCCCGcgtggaccataataaatcatttctgagagtcgatggattaaaagAGAGAATCTGCGTTCAAAAGAAGTTTcttttattacaaaagtaaaaaaatataaggaatgcCTTAGGAGGCATATGAATTACGTCTTACATCATGGCAGCTAACAGAGAATATAACAATACAAATATGGAGGATCTGGAGGGGACAGAAGTGATGCatgaatgatgtggcaggattttacatcataataggaggagctaACAAAACactaactatttaattactgaataactctgaatgtctcagaatgtctctggggctgccaATACTCAGTGTGAcacaaacttggtaactttaagacttcaactcccagaattctccagccagaattctggggattgaagtccacaagtcttaaagttgccaagtttgttgACCTCTGACCTCTGACCTATCCGCTCACCCCAAGCAAGCCCAAACTGATCTTCAAGACCATTAGTTACAGCCTGATAGCATTTGGACAGAAAACAGAAAGCAGAACACTCACAAAATCTGGATTGTAACACAGTTTTGCATAGCTCATACGGAAATCCATGAGGTGGTTCTCCAGTGTGTCCATCATGATAATTTCTTCTTCAGTCTCACCACCTGTGGCAACACAATGTCTTACAAAACTAAGAATCTGCCATTTATTTGAAGGAACTAGTATTTAAAGCAACACTGGAGGGAAGTCTGAACCACTTACACATCTTGTGCTTGCGTGCAACGTATCGAAGGATGGCGTTGCTTTGGGTAATCTTTCTTTCACCATCAATAAGATAGGGAAGctagggagaaagggaaagaagaagagtaAAGAAGCAAAGATATTATCTCCTAACAGGCTTCTTGAACAATTCTTAAATTCTACCAATGAACCAAGAAGaggattcttcttcttttttatacgtagggttttaaattgcttttttattgttggatttgtatcatgttttgtgttgtgagccgcttcgacTCTCCGGAGACGgccagcatacaaattgaataaatgaaattaaatgaaatgaaattttctGAGAGAAGCTTGAATTCATGTTTTTATGAccacacatttatttgtttgtttgtttttgtttgtgtgcttagaactaagatgccttaaacatgatctaagtgttgcctacaagatcatatgctgcaacgtcctgcctgtcaacgactacttcagcttcaatcaccacacaagagcacataacagattcaagctcaatattaaccggtccaaacttgactgtaaaaaaatacgactttagtaatagagttgttgaagcatggaactccttataccagactccatagtatcatcccctaacccccaacatttttcccttagactatccatggttggcctctccagattcctaagaggtcagtaaggggcgtgcataagtgcactagagtgccttccaacccctgtcttattgtctctcctatatcccatatatcttctcttctatccctaaaTCTTTCTTCTGTTCTCTCATCAATTACTCTTATCCTATattctatcttctattctttctctaattctatttcctcgaaggtgtcctctattaccttcattgtgtattattgtgtactggaatgaatgaacgaacgaacgaacaaacaaacaaacaaacaaaatttattttatatgccgcccttttctGTAGACTCAGAATAGCTCACAGAACAGGGACATATgcaaatataaaaagaaagaaacccaaacataaaatcttACACTAAAACCCCCAGAGAATTAAAACagacatccacattcatcctattaCACTCAAAGCAGAATGACAGCGCTCAATGGCCCAAGCTTgccgacaaaggtgagtttttaaaaccttacaaaaggccagggggatgggggtggtgcgaatctccgaagggagttgattccaaagggctggagctaacacaaagaaggctcttcccctaggccccagcaGCTAGCATTGCTTaactgacgggatctggagaaggcccaatctgtggacctgaccggccgctgggatacatgaggcaagagatgcTCCCATAAATAACCTGGttctaagtcatgtagggctttatagccaACACGTTAAATTGTGTTAAAGTGTTACCCCATGATTGGGGTATAACACTTTTGCACAGTTGCCAGTGGCCAGAAGAATAACTTATGGGCTCTGCCGAGATTAAACTGAAATATctaatgggagaaaatattatttatccCATTCTTGTTCTCTTATGTCTCTCCTGAGACATTCTTTTTGCATATACAGCAGCATTCTCAATTTTTTCCCAGtcttttcactttttttccaTACAGAATTTGAGTGCACTTAAACTTCCAGCTATTtaaaacatacagtattttgCTTTGAAAATTATCAGCTTCTTAGGTTGTTTGCAACTCTGCTCAGGTGAAACACTACCCTGttttcctcaaaataagacaccccctgataataagcccaattgggctattgagtgcatggcaataaggcctaGCACTTAttccaggattcaaaaaaatataagacagtgtcttattttggggaaaacacggttgGAATTGTGGTCCCAAAATCAATCACATTGATTTTTTTGTTCTTCTCCCATCAtccttttattatttacttatttacttatttacttatttacttatttacttatttacttatttacttatttacttatttacttatttacttatttacttatttacttatttacttatttacttatttacttatttacttatttacttatttacttatttacttacttacttatttatttatctatttatctatctatctatctatttatttatttattggacttttatgcctcccttctccgaggactcggggtggctcgcaACATATAATAAATCAATATATAACATTTCgggtcttacttacttacttacttacttacttacttacttacttacttacttacttacttacttattggacttttatgccacccctctccgaggactcggggcggctcacaacatataataaaacaaaatataacattttgggtccaattaattaaatctaaAAACTAAAAGCCATAAAAGCCAGCCATTCCCGTTCAATCAGCTTTCTCTTAgcccattcatcagccagggggcaagaatctaatggccccaagcctggcggcataaatgagccTTTTGCCATTATAGACTGTGATTGCAATCAAGCAGACTTCAGTCAAGACATTTTGTCTACCGTATATAACATCTCAGGACTTTTTCCTCATTGCTTTCACCTATGTTAGCAAGAACAGTAGCAACTTGATCCATCCTCCCCTCTCAACCCACAGGAATGTACCGTtatctattccagtgtttcccaaccttgacaacttgaagatatctgtactttaactcccagaattccccagccagcgaatgctgcctggggaattctgggagttgaagtccaaatatcttcaagttgccaaggctgggaaacactgatctattccACAACTGCTACATACATTTGGGAAGTCCAAGCCCAGCTTCTCCTTCACACTTGTCCAGTCAGTCATATCCGCATTGAGAGCTGCAAGCAGATATATGTATGGTTAATGCAAGTCCATTTAATCAGATTGAGCAAAATGGAGGTTTTGTGGATGCAACAGCAGCAAAGATATAACAACATGGTTTTGACATCCCGACAGCAAAATGCAATTGTGGCAGATCCTATCAAAGGCCATTCTCATTTAAGGTTCATTTGTCATGTCCTGATTCCATTGTTACATCTCTCATGCTGCTCTATCTCCTCACcacaaaagccaaaaataagaaaaaggccAAAAAATCAATTGTTCGTCTTTTGGGGGTCATGCTGACCTTTCCAGCCAGCACATTGAATTCCTGGACATCTCAGAAGCTTTGGAACTGCAGAGAGGGACTGTCCTTATTGCAGTTGGCCTTTCCATTCCATGCTGGGAATGGAATGCTTCCCATTTCCCTTGGATCAGGGATGGAGGCTGAAGGTGGATAATCTGAAATGGTATTCCTAGCGTTGCCTTGAACACAGTATTGCTCCCTTGCTGGCAAACAAGAAGTCTTCGTTTTATAGCAGGTGAGGCTTAGATCCTATTCAAGGTTGGGCTCTACTTACCTTCGCCATTTCACATTCTGAGGTTTTGCGcatgtccccttgtgcaattctgcttctgtgcatgctcatagTTATAATctagcccgaaacacagctgaggagttgatcagctgtgcttcgggtgaatgactaaaggtaagtataaacccagggccctttttcaagcagcagcagagggaaaaaaccttcaaaacagtaaaaaattcagaaaaaaatccccaaaaagatggtggcgccaacagaccggcaccaaccaaaccagGTCTGTGGcaccattgtgacatcatcagcaggTCGCTACCGGTTTGGGTGATCCAATCCGAACTGAgatgaacccacccctggtcctaTCCAGTCCTACTAATTAAAGCTGGATAAAGCTTAGCCCTATTGCTTTATGTAGCTTCATGGCAGACAAATTCAACTATTAGGATGTTTCCAATATGGAAATATGGTGAATGACCCATTCCCTTTACATCTGACATATAGAGAAGTTCATACATGATTTCCTATTTTATTTGACagctgtgttccaatatttaagagggcttccacaaagaagaaggagtcagctcattttccaaagtacctaaaggcaggacaagaagcaacagagggaaactaatcaaggagggaagcaacctagaactaaggagaaatttcctgacagttgggaCTATTAATTAGTTGAGCaagttgcctccagaggttgtaggtgctccaacactgagaTTTTTAAAGGAGAGATTGATCAactgtttgtctgaaatagtataaggtttcctgtctaagggaggactagaagacctccaaggtcctttctagatttgttattctgtattctgttatTAGAAAAACACATTTTTGTTCCCATCCTATACTCACCAAAGCCAAGTCTTTTAACACCTTTAGAAGTATTTTCTGATTTCACTTCATTGTTTTCCACTAGAATGAGATGCATTGTGTTTATATTTAACAGTCATCAGCATTGAGATATGCACTTCAAGATATAATTGTATACTTACCAGTAgctatatatttttattacataTGCTATTTTGCAAATACTGAATAGACAGcttaaacaatataaaatgtacaGTCACTAAATGTACTTTTTGCATGCCTCTAAATACTATGATTTCACCCATTGCTTGTGCAGGAGACAAAtcctttataaaaaataaaacaaccccCTCCCACAACTACTCCAACAAtggtaattattattttatacatcTTCCCAGGAAGATCTCTTTACAAATAATACATAGCCAAGTGATTATGTTATCCCAAGTTGTCAGTTTTGCTTGAAACTAAAAACCTAATTCTGTATTCATTTCACCTTCCTAGAATAGCTTGTGGGGTGGGGGCAGGAAAAGTGATCAATCATGAAAGGGTCATGATTTTATCAGTGAACCTACTTCAAACCATTGGCAGAGAAGATCAATGCCTGAAAAACCTTCCCCACTGACAATCCTGGTTCTGTGCCTAGAATATATCTCCCAAAACCTTGCTAATTATTATCCTGATCAGTGAATGTACATCTttatctactctccaaaaaaacctcgactttgtctcccattggtctaacacatggcaacttcaaatatcaaccagcaaatgttctaccctccacatcggcaaaaagaatccgaacctcatatataaactcaataaacaaaatctcacagccagcccccactcagtaaaagactttggaatactaatatcaaatgatctaagtgccaaagcccactgcaacaatatcgccaaaaaggcttctagagttgttaacctgatcctacgcagcttctgctctggcaatctcacactactcactagagcctacaaaacttttgccagacccatccttgaatacatttcatctgtctggaacccataccacatctcggacatcaacacccttgaaaatgtccaaagatacttcaccagaagagcctttcactccttcactcgaaacagaataccctacgaaagcagactatcaatcctaggtctagaaagcttagaactacgtcgcctaaaacacgatctaagcagtGTTCCCCGTAATTTTTTTGGCGggtaggcggaaaagtatagtgtctgagcggcagtcccttcgggactgggcggcacagaaatattaaataaataaataaataaacaaacaaacaaacaaaaaacccatcctgttttgcctcagagaatttcaaaataaaatactgtactgtgtgtctataacagtgagctcataatagggcaactctatcaatatcaaaatgccacttaaatagttgagctagtttcaaactagattttgattttctttctctcttccttactcccattctttttctttctcttttccttcctctcttttttctatctgtttctctctcttcctctcttcctctctctctccttccttctcactctttccctctcggcttctgggcaggtttggaaaactctgagttgacgatgatttttaagtgagcgattgctcactgctcagcttagagggaactatggatctaagtattgcccacaagatcatatgctgcaacattctacctgtcaatgactacttcagcttcaatcgcaacaacacaagagcaggcaacagattcaaacttaatattaactgctccaaaattgactgtaaaaaatatgacttcagcaaccgagttgtcgaagcgtggaactcattacctgactcagtagtgtcaactcctaacccccaacatttttcccttagactatccatgattgacctctccaggttccttagaggtcagtaaggggcgtgcataagtgcaccagtgtgccttccgtccccggtccaattgtctctccttatctcatttatcttttcttcctttcaaatttgttcacctatacttttatatcttttcttctattctgttctttacttatattattacatatctttctcttcaatgtgtattatgtattggactaaatgaatgaatgaatgaatgaatgaatgaatgaatgaatgaatgaatgaatgaatgaataaaatattggcATCAGAAGTTGGGGTGCAAATAATAAGGGCAGTAATTGTGAAGATGGCACAATCATCCTTTGGAGATTAATAAAGATTTCTGTACAAGCTGCCTCCTGAAGAAAAATTGGGCAAGAATTGGTGACAAATATGAAAGGAACTCGTGAAGAAACATGTTAATGGGGAAAGGACAAAGACAGAAAGGCTTGATGGACAGCTTGGTATGGATCGGAGAAGATTGAGTAAGCTCACACACATATCCAATATTTGCTCAACATTTCTAAGCCTGAAAAGAGTCAACATGCCAGTTTGGAAAACACTCTGGTCTCAGCATCCTTCTCCCAGAAAGTTATACAAGCCTCCTTGTATTTAGGTCCTTACCTTTTCCACCAAGAACATACTGTTTCTCTTTATAGGGCGTCTTGGTATATTTTAAGAGCAGTCTAATGGTATGAGCCAACTGTGGGAAAAGAATATCATGGTGAGTAAGACAATCCATACTGAGCAGCCTTATAAAAAATTGAAATAGTTGGATTAGTTTCCAGTATTTAGTGAGGAGGAGCATGTTGCTTTGTT
Coding sequences:
- the LOC139163878 gene encoding glutathione S-transferase Mu 1-like, translated to MEATLGYWNIRGLAHTIRLLLKYTKTPYKEKQYVLGGKVENNEVKSENTSKGVKRLGFALNADMTDWTSVKEKLGLDFPNLPYLIDGERKITQSNAILRYVARKHKMCGETEEEIIMMDTLENHLMDFRMSYAKLCYNPDFEKLKPGYLELLPEELKLLSQFLGDRQWFIGRKLTYIDFIAYDTLDVHQMMDPKCMAQFPNLKDFLHRFEALERIAPYLKSTSFGRVTTGAAI